DNA sequence from the Flavobacterium lipolyticum genome:
GAAAATGTTCTGTTTGAAACTTCAAAATATTTCTTCACCATTAATTTACTATACAATTTTAATCGCCTATCTTGATGATTTTGAAATCGCATAATTTCTTTGTGCATGTTATTTGGAAGTGACTTAAGCATACTCTCCATGTCAATTTGACTAACGTTTACAGTGTCAAGATACCAGAGATCAATCATCTAGATTTGTTATGATTCGTACTAATTCTGCCGGGTGATCGTGTATGAAAAAATGATTACCTTCAAGTAAATGGGACTTTAATGCAATAGAGGTGAAATGTCTCCAGTTTTCAATATCTTTTGCTGTTTCTTCTTCATCTCCCATTACCGCAACAATAGGTGTATTTACTTTAAAATTGGAGTCTAAGCGAGGGCTTTTTTCTAATATTTCAAAGTCAGACCTCATGATGGGGGAGAAAAAATTGAATAGTTCCTCGTTCTCCAATACTTCGGTGGGAACACCGCCTAAACTGATTAGTTCTTCTTTTAATTCCTTGTCACTTATTGTAGAACGACATCTGTCTTCATCGCCTGTTCCCGGACCGGCATTTCCTGCTACAATGAGTTTTTTTGGGGAATCACCCAGTTCTTCCATTTTTTTGGTTACCATAAGTCCCAATTGTGCCCCCATGCTATGACCAAAAATGATATAAGGTTTATCATTTCTCAATGAATTAATTTGATGTAGTAAGTCGTCAACTGCTTCTGATTGAGTAGATAATAAGTTTTCCTTAATTCTTTTTCCCCGGCCTGGTAATTCTAACAGATGGAAATCAAAATTTATGGGTAAAAAGGGTTTTAAAAAATTGAATGAATTGGAACTACCACCAGCAAAGTGCAATAAAAAAACTTGCATATTTTTTTTAAATATCATTTTATATTTTTTAATAGAATAGAAAGAGCCGCCATGGTCAATCTGTTATCATCGATTTTATATAATTTCATTATTAATCGATAAAATCCAAAAAACAAATCAAATGTACCTGCTGGTGTCACCCAGTATCGGTGTTCTATTTTGTTTTTTCAGCAAACCAATAACGATAGGATCGAAGAGTATACAATTAAACCAGTCGGATGAACACTTGTTATATACTCTTACATTGTCATAAGACTTTATTTTTTTATAAAGTTTTACGCACTTATAAGGATATCATTAAGGTACAATGTTACAATTATTCAAATTAAAAACAAAATTTAAATCTAAGTATATAGGTAATTTGTGAAAGTTTTTTTTGTAAGGGTAAAATGTTTCAGGAGATGCTTCTCGGGGACAAAAGTCAATAGGCAGACCCTGCATCGTGACAAATAGTAATGTGGCTTAGTATTTCTTTTCGTTGTAAGGTTGAAGATTGGTATTGTCCAATTAAAAATGCTATTGTGCCGATAACTTTAGACCTTAAAAAAATCATTTTTGCCTGATCACGCGACGAATTTCAGTGGGGTTAAATATTGTTGTTTTTTCTAATAGCAAGGCATAAGGTAGGTTGGAGATATTTTACATATGGATTGGGATAGTTAATCAAATACTACCTATATATAGTTGCTGCATGTAAAAATATTATTATTAAAAAATTTGTTGTTTTTCACTTTGCTTTTATCTAACTTAGCCACAGTCTATCAAATTTAATTTCTTGAAAAGAAAAAATAGATATACAATTGAATAGGGTTTTTGTAGTACTCCAGGTTTTAATAGAGCATAGTGTTAATGCAGTTGCACAGGAGTTTTTAGATAGTATTATCTAAGTGCAAGACCTTATTTATAGACAAAAGAACTTTTGCAAAAAGCAATAGAAGTCGAAATTTACGAATTGTAATTGAAATAATGGATTCCGACTTATTCTATGGTATTGTTTAATAAAATGATACCTATTTAAAGGCTCTTCATATTTGGTGAAAACAAAAAATAGGAAGAAAGTAAATAAGAAGCCCTGTAGTAGAACTATTTGCGTTTCTATGAGTTTTAAAAACCTTAAGTAAAATAAAGTATAGGACCGGAATTGCACAAAATTAATAAGAACTATGTTATATGATTCCGAAGTACTTTCATTATTGACTAAATTAAAGGCAAAGCAGATCGCAATAGCTCTGGATGATACTTTTGAAAATTTGAGAGTCAGAGGTGATTTGAAAAAATTAACGCCTGAAGAGAAACAAGCACTAGTTGATAATAAAGCTGAAATTATTCTTTTGTTAAAAGATAGTCTGTCGGGAATTCAAACTATTGAAGCTGCAAAAGTACAATCTTCTTACCCAATTTCTGATGCCCAACGTAGAATCTGGATATTAAGTCAATTCAAAGATGGGTCTGTTGCGTACAATATGCCTACGCATATTCATTTGAATAAGGACCTTAATATAAGTTACTTTAAGCAGGCTATAGAGGCTACCTTAGAGCGGCATGAAATGCTTCGAACGGTTTTTAGAGAAAATGAAGAAGGTGAAATTAGGCAGTGGATATTAAGCAGGGAGGATTTAGATTTTGAAATAGGTTATCGAGATTATCGGGAAGAGGAGTTTAAGCATGAGAAAGTCTTAAGTTTTATTGGTACGGATTCCTATAAGGCATTTGACCTGAAAAACGGACCTTTATTACGGGCTGCTCTGCTTCAGACAGCTGATAATGAATACGTATTCTATTTCAACCTGCACCATATTATTAGTGATGGCTGGTCAATGAAAATTCTCTATAGCGATGTGTTTTTCTATTATGAAAAATACATGGAAGGAAACAATCAAAATTTGCCTTCTTTGAAGATTCAGTATAAGGATTATGCTTGTTGGCAGTTAGACCAGATTGAGAATGATTCATTTAAAGTTTATAAAAAATATTGGTTAGATAAATTATCCGGTAAACTGGGAATCTTGGATTTACCAGGTGTCAACGTGCGGCCTAATGTGAAAACTCACAAAGGAAGAACAGTTGCTACTTACTTAGATAAAGATTTAACAAACAGATTTAAGAATTATGCATTGCAAAGATCAGGAACTCTGTTTATGAGCCTTGTATCAGTGCTGAAAGCTTTTTTGCGCAGGGAAACGGCTCAGGATGATCTTATTGTAGGAACCCCTGTTGCGGGAAGAAATTTACTGGAATTGGAAAACCAAATCGGGTTTTATGTAAATACGCTAGTATTAAGAACCCGGATAGATGAAAAAGATAATTTAGAAGATATTTTTCGAAACGCAAAGCATACCATATTAGATGCTTATGCCCATCAAGCCTATCCTTTTGATCGCTTAGTGGAAGATATAGGACAAAGTAGACAAACTAGTAGAAGTGCTATATTTGATATTTTGGTGGTGCTACAGAATACGGATGAAAAAATGAAGGAGATATCAATCTCTGAATCCAACATTGATGATATAGTTGAGATTAGAACAGGGACGAGTATCTACGATATTAAATTTGAGTTTCAGGAGAACGA
Encoded proteins:
- a CDS encoding thioesterase II family protein yields the protein MIFKKNMQVFLLHFAGGSSNSFNFLKPFLPINFDFHLLELPGRGKRIKENLLSTQSEAVDDLLHQINSLRNDKPYIIFGHSMGAQLGLMVTKKMEELGDSPKKLIVAGNAGPGTGDEDRCRSTISDKELKEELISLGGVPTEVLENEELFNFFSPIMRSDFEILEKSPRLDSNFKVNTPIVAVMGDEEETAKDIENWRHFTSIALKSHLLEGNHFFIHDHPAELVRIITNLDD